AACTTTCGGCCTTTGTGAGTTTATCTTTGCACTGCTTTTCCAACTTGGTTGCCCCGATACAATATATTTAGAATTgcattttatttataattttttttattaaacaggAGAACAGTGAAAATTGAGCTCAAACCTCTTGTGTGAATGACTACTACTACTATCACTAGACTATAAGGCTTGTTGGTGAATTTGGGGTTCCAATTTAAGATCTATACGCCTTTGGTTCCAAAAAAATGACACTAATTTGGAGAGACAAACAACTTTTCTGTTTGATAAGGTTTCTTTTTAAAAAGTATTTGTGCCTTCTTTACCCGAGTCCGCAACCAAAATAtagttcttttggactcaaagaaccaaaatgtgtggaaaaAAAATATAGTGACCTTTTTATATATAACGCCCTTTAAAGGGTGTTATATCTTAACGGGTGTttgcccgttaaggtatagcgccatTTAAAAAGGCTCTATATTTGAATCCACATGGCGCAAGAAAAACTAGGGTTGTTCATGGTTTGACAAAAAACCGAtccaaaccgaaaaccgaaccaaaccgattaaGTAAACCGATATTTTTCTTGATTTGGAttgattttggttttaaattttaaaaaccgataaaatttggtttggttttggttctattataaaaaaacaaaaataaaccgaaccaaaccgataaattatatatataatttaataacTGTTTATATAAAGTATCATATCTTTTTGTAAATAATCTTaaatattttttgcattttaattattatatataaattttggTTTATACTACTTATATCTTAAAAGATTGCCTAAGCCCAAAGTAATAGGAATTGGCCAATTTTTTTTCCTTAAGAGACTCAAATTCTCTAACCCTACGTATCTACTTTTGCCTAACAGAAGAGTTACAAAAACATCTATCACAAAAGTCAAAAAAAGCTACTCAAATTGAATATGATATTATGGATTCTATCAttctttttttagtttaaatacaTAATTTTTACTTTTAAATGGACAGAGTTGTTTGTACTTTGGAACCTTTATTTTGGCTTGTTCTTTTGATTCTATCATGTACTGCAACTTAGTTCACCCGGTACAGTTTTCTATCTTATATTATTGCTATAATTTTAATACTCTGCTTTATATTAAATGCTACAGTTTTAAATGTAAATAGTTAAAAGAACTATCACTATAGATATTTGAATTTATGCTCTAGTAGTACTTAAAATATTGTTGTATAGTGTCGTTTTACTATTATCGACTAATCATTAGCTTATTAAGAACCGAAAACCCGAACCAaaccaacaacaaccaaaatGATGGTTTGCatttaatttggtttggtttttattttaaaaatttcaaaaccGATTaaattggtttggttttggttttaataaaaaaccgactaaaccgaaCCGTGAACACCCCGAGGAAAAGCAGATAAATAGAATTTAATGTATCGAAAGAGGAGTAGAGTGCTGGATGGTGCAATGGTTAAAGGCTAGGTATGAAGTTGGCTTTGGCCTTAAGGTCCATCCACCATCATTATTttgttttcctatttgttttttatttttcttttcttttcattatttGATTTAAGTATTTATATATAAGCactttaatatttataattacttttcaatgtaattaaaataatttaatatttattagaaagttatgatttttgaattcatttaaaataaaataaaaaagaaaagcctTTTATTATTTCGTTAAAAATCTATCGACATTTTTAATagttgttattttgtattatacgtaaaacaaaattatttttttctccttttattttcaaattagattatgagttttattttataGTTAAAATTTTCATAAGAGAATAATATATATAGTTTAATCTATTGCTtgaatgtttttattttttaagatttttctttttaaatttagttattaaaattttagttattaatcaaaattataaatatattttttatatttttactgaAATGTATTTTTTATTTCTCCTTTTATTCCTTGGTATTCTAATTGTATTATccatttaaaatttttaaataagAATATGGTTGTTCTTATAATCTATTAGGATTATTATTAGCTAAGTAATGGAATATAATTCTTATATTCTTATTAGGAAAACTAATTAAATGGTTGCTCATACACTAAATTTTTTCTAATAAGAATTATCCTAAAATAAACTAAATATAACCATTTAATTTATGAAAAACCATTTAATTAATATTTCTATACTaaattttcataaactaaattgTATTATAACCATTTAGTTTATGAACAATCATTTTATTAATTGTCATGATAAGAATATGAAAATCATAATCCATTACTTAGATAATAATAATTcttcaattataattttaaacATTAAATAgttataataatttatatttaataataaaaaaattataagatttataattagaatttcgattaataaaattcatataatgtaaatataactaaaattttaataactaaatttagaaagaaagatatcaaaaaataaaaaaattcaagcaATAGATCAAACTATATATATTATTCTCTTATGAAAAttttaactaaaaaataaaactcataatctaatttgaaaataaaaggagaaaaaaataattttgttttacatataatacaaaataacaactATTAAAAATGTCGGTAGATTTTTTAACGAAATAATAAAAGgcttctctttttttttactttaaatgaattcaaaaatcataattttctaataaatattaaattattttaattaaattgaaaaataattataaatattaaagtatttatatctaaatacttaaaccaaataatgaaaagaaaagaaaaatgaaaagaaataggAAAATAAAATAATGCTGGTGGAAGGAATCAAACCCTGGACCTCAAGTCAAAACAAACTTCATACCTAGCTTTTAACCATTGCACAACCCATCACTCTACTACTCTTTCAGTACATTAAGTGTTATTTATCTGTTTTTCCTGCGCCATATGGATTCAAATATAGTGCATTTTTAAAGGgcgccctttaaaagggtgttatatataaaaatgtcACTATATTTTTTTTCCCACATATTTTGATTCCGGACTCTCTTTACCCTTTGTTTTGTTCAATTGGTTGAAAAGGGAGTCAGAATTTGGATTCTAAGTCTTCATAGATGACTGAAAATGTCAAGGTACATTATAGCATCCCTCCTTTATAGGTTTATAGCTTGATTATACAattttttttccttaaatttcCCTTGTTAATTTCCAACTAGCTGTGATGCCTGTATTTCTTTAATGACTTCAAGAAAGAAGAGAAACTCAAAATTGATTTCCATTTTTCTACCAATACTGAGAAAATGATGGCCACAGAGACTTGGAAATTTTGGAATAAGGTTGGAAATAATCGAACCTGTCCCTTTCACGTTGGATCAATATAATTACAAGCACAAGAAGATGCAAAGCCAATTTATTTTCTTAACATTTCAAACTAAGCACATGTTTTCTTGAAATGTCGTTGTTAATGACATGTTTATATTGgtgaaattcaagaaaataacataGTTTGAAAAGTCTTATATGGCTAGTCAAATGGACACAATATTGGGCAAAGTCCTCCATTTTGGTAAGTCTTAAGATCCCACTTTTTTCGGCCCACCTTTTGATTGTTTCTTCAAGTGGTCAGAGCCAATATTCTAAGTCAACTAACGTGTTTAAGGGATAGGAATCAAACATGTGGTGCAGGAAAAGAACAAGAAGAGAAAGTATacttaaatgcaagaaaatattATTTACTTTCTGCTTCTTTCCTTGTTTAGATTTTTGCAAATGTCAAACTATAATTAATACGAGATTCGAGAATGGTGGCTTTAGATTATTTGTCAGTTTTCTTGATTTTCTATCAGTTGCTGATCTTTCATTCAGTTCAAGCTCAGAATCAATCCCAAGATAGCTGCCCCAAGGAATTCAAATGTGGGAGCTTTGGAAATGTGAAGTTTCCATTTTCTGTATCCTCACAACCTGCTTGTGGATTGTACACCATTGATTGTGATACTAAACCAAATCCAACAATTCATTTGGGAGGAAATGTTTACACTGCTCTGGAACAACGTTCGGATAATAATAGTTATAGAGTTTTAGACCTTAGGCTTTATGATTTATTGGCAGAAAACAGTTGCAATTCTTTCGATAAAAGTCTATCTTTTCCAAGTTCCCCTTCAATCTCGATTCGAACCAACGAACGCAATCTTACCTTGTTCAGATGCAACAGCAGTGTAGACATCAACAGGAGGATGAACGATCACTATTTTCGTGACTATAATTATACTAAATGTAGAGGCTTCGGCATTTACTACAAGTATCCGACAACATGGAGGGAAGGCTACTCGGATGCACCAGAGGGAGCTATTCCTGTTAACTGTTCAGTGATTCAATTACCAATTAAATGGAGGTCGCAGTTAACTCAAACTAGTAGCTTGTTTGATCTCTTAACCGCGAATTTTACAATCCAGTGGAGACTGTCTGATGATTGTAGTAAATGTTACTATCAAGGAGGCCGATGTTTAGCTGACAGCAACAACAATTTTCTTTGTTCCCCAAATCCCAAAGGTAAATTTTACTTACAAAGTGAAGTTAATATAACTAACGGTCCTTCCCTACACTGCAATACATTTTAGATGTTCTTGTTATGGTCCAATATGCTAGTCATACAATACTGTGAGATTTGCCTACTTCTACTTTGAATGATCGCTTCTAGCTTTGGACATCTAAAAATGGACTGCTTTCATGAAACTGGTGCCCTCATTTTACCTGAAGCTGATTGCTCTCCTTTGTATCATTCAGTTTTATTTGGAGTTGTTGGCCTTATCTTTGTAATTTCCACTGTCAGTTTCAGTGTCTGTCATTTTAATTGCATAGCTTGTGAATTCATGACAGAGAAACAAATTTAGTAAATAATGAGCCATAAGTATTTCCAAATGTTCTGCTTGTTTCAATGTGTTACTTGGGACCAGTGACGGAGCTACATAGCTCCAAGGGGTGTCAACGGATACCCCTTCACCGGAAAAATGCATCGTTTAGATaggtaaaaattatttttttatgtatatatactacTATGTATTGAATCTCCTTGACTTCTTCGCGTATTTACTTCTTTAAATTTTGAAACCCCTTAATGAAAATCCTAGCTCCGGCTCGTGACATGATTTTTAGAAGAATCCTGTTGGATTTTACTAGTCCATTAGGAAGTTTACAATCTCGCCACTCTATTTATGCTGCAGATTGTTTTAGAAGTCCTCTCTTAATCTTATTATGGATTTAATATTACAGCATAAGCTAGTCATAATTAACTCTCAGTTCCTCCTCCTTGTGGAAAATTTATCTAACCTTTTTGTTAATTTGCTTTTGTTGCAGCAAGAAGAAAGTCAAAGAGAATTCTAGTTGTAGGTAACTTTCTATAACTACAAATCCTTTTCATATTACCAGATTTACTCAATGTTGTCCCATATTGTCTTCCTCAACTATGTTCCACTTTTCTGTAGTCATTTTTCAAACAAAATTTGATTAGTTTCCTTGTTGTTTGCTTCAGTCTTATCTGCAGTGATTGGCTTGATCCTTTCAATTTGCCTTAGTATTTTTATCTGGCGTTTCAAGAAAGGAAAGGGCGGCTGTTTTCACTTCTTCACAAGAAATACATATTCTGATCCGTCAAGGCAAGATCCTGACGGCGGTAGCAAGTACTTTGGAATCCCTGTCCTCTCCTACTCTACACTTGAAAAAGCCACCAATAATTTCGATTCCTCCAAAGAACTTGGAGACGGTGGTTTTGGAACTGTATACCATGGTAATAAGCCACTTAAATCAAGTCATGGCATTCCTAATCAAATATGGAAAAAGCATTAGGCTGAGTTTTGCATTTTTGTATCAATGCTATTGGGTTGGTAACATATTTCAGTGAGCTAATAATGTATTTTAATTATTAGGTAAACTTCGTGATGGGAGGGAAGTTGCAGTGAAACGCCTGTACGAGCAAAGTTCCAAGAGGATGGTGCAATTTAAGAATGAAGTTGAAATTCTTACTCGCCTAAGGCACCAGAATCTTGTTATGCTTTATGGTTGCACATCAAGGCATAGTCGTGAACTCCTCCTCGTTTATGAATACATTCCAAATGGAACAATTGCTGATCACCTCCACGGAGAAAAAGCAAAGAACGGGAGTACCCTTATATGGCCTATCCGCATGAAAATTGCCATAGAAACTGCAAGCGCTTTAGCTTATCTCCACGCTTCTGACATAATACACCGTGATGTTAAGACTAGTAACATTCTCCTTGACAACAATTTTGGTGTCAAAGTTGCAGATTTTGGGCTCTCAAGACTTTCTCCACATGATGCAACTCATATCTCGACTGCTCCTCAAGGGACGCCTGGATATGTCGATCCAGAATATCATGCATGCTATCAGTTAACTAATAAAAGCGATGTGTATAGCTTCGGGGTTGTCCTTGTTGAGCTCATATCATCACTGCCTGCTGTGGATATAAGAAGGCATAAGGATGAAATTAGTTTGGCTAACTTTGCATTAAAcaagtttttgaaatgtgaatttgaGGAGTTGATTGATCCATCTCTTGGTTATGAGTCCGATGCTGAAGTTAGGAGAATGACTACTTCAGTTGCAGGGCTGGCTTTTCAATGTCTGCAACTTGAGAAGGAGATGAGGCCAACAATGGATGAAGTGTTGGAAATTCTAAAGGGGATTCAGAGGGGCGAGTTTGAAAGCCAGAAGAAAGAAGAGATTAATGTCATTGACAATGTAGATGAATCAGAAAATGATGTACAATTGATGAAATCCAAATTACATCTTTCGCCGAATTCTGTGAATGATAGGTGGCTTAGTGCATCTACCACTGCTACTATTAGCGGGTGAAATCCCTTAGATGTTAATGGACAACTTCATCATTTTTCAGCTTTCACTCTCTTCTCATTATTTTTGGCTCTCTCCTTGCTTCTGAGTTCATTGCCTAATTGTATTCAGAAATGTGTTTAAAATGGAGATGCCTTATGATATATGCTaacattcctagttgatgatcTTTAAAATCATTCTTACTCACTTGTCTGTGCAACCATGTCATAATGTAGTTTGATTCAGTTTTTTCTTTTTCCTGATAAATTAGTCATTCTGTTTATCTTCTCACATTTATTAACTGTATGATATCACACATCGCTTGTATCGTTAAAAGATATTTATACAATAAGATCATTTATAGGGTAATTTCATGTAATTCTAtgataaatattaattagttTTCTAATAAAAATGATAGCTGACTTGCTATTATATGATTTTCTCTATTAAAAGTAAGGCGGCCTCTCAATTTTGTTTCAAAGCTAGTATTAATTAAGAAATTCGTATTACGTATTTAAATTGTTTTATATGGTTCACTAGTTCTATTAGAATGCAAACTCTGAGCTGGTGTCCACTGGATGATGTGTGGAAATGATCCTTTCACTTACAACTACTTGCAAGAGCTTATTATTTGACAAGGAAAGAAGTGAAGTATTCAATTGAAGAAGAAGCAAGAAAAGCAGAGTCCAATAATGCTTTGGGTCCCTCGAAAGTCGAAACAGAATAGCCACAGAAAAACTATTTACTTGGTAGGTCACCTTCTTGCAAGTGTTTTCTTTCCACGTGTTTTGGCATATTCAAGGAATTAATAGAACACTTTTTTTCAAGGGCCCTTTTAATTATAAGGGCCGATTGAGcctcttttttaaaaaatattattgtttcaATTAATATGACATACTTTTCTTATTGGTCtgttccaaaaaaaataatatatttttataattggagataatttaactttaaactctccattttatatattttattcttaataaaaaaaatttataaccacacaaatattataaTCCCATAAAGATTTTACCTTTTAAGACTACAACTTTGAAAAGCCTTTTTTGGATTAGAATAGCCACCGAAACACTATTTACCTTCTTGCAAATGTTTTCTTTCCACGTGTTTTGGCATATTGAAAGAAATCACAGAACACTCTTTTTCAGGGAGGTTTTAATTATACGGCAAAGGGCAAATATACTCATTTACTtacgaaaatggtctaagaatacttctcgttatactattaggttatctatacccctgcagtcatactttgggttcaaatcctgttggtcaattctaaatatcttctaattaattaaaaagactcattatccatacccgaaaaatatttttttttgtaaaaattagaaaaaacttaaaaaaaacatttttactaaaaactgaaaaaaacaaaaatatttttttaccagtttttacaaaaacctgctttaaaaaaattggaaaatattttctaaatgttataagaaaaataaaattatggtggatgtctactcttcctccatgatcttctcaaatgcttaatgacatattcaatgacatatttttatgcttaatggcatattcaatgacatatttttttcacttttcatgcctatataaatgctttgtaatagataggaaaatacacacaattgaagaagaaataataatctcttctctctttctctctatatctcttagcttgttttttcttgttctatattgttactttgagctatattttataacacATTATCAGCACGAAGTTTTTAGCCTCAAGGTTGAATTCCACTTCTAATAAGGTATATCTCGATGATCTATTGTCAAAATTATCCATATTTTATTCAGAAAGGTATGTAGTGTTATAGACACGTCTTTCTGCTATAGCAACAAGTCCGAGCTTTAAACCAAATAAGTTTGTACCACTATTTAGAATAAGCAATGGTCTggttattagaaaattagtatttatgtggctgataaggatgtcaccttgttaaatttttatgaactaaataataggtggcatgtggtatactaaataatctacaaaattaaaattatacttatactttattatgtatgtttatgattttaccttataatacgattttagtatgcctagtataatgattatgcattagtttactgtcaaatataatataatataatataatataatataatataataataataatcgtaactattttattttgataagataaaatattagtacaagaagtatGTACTACACCAAATTTTTTATTAatgatagttcttatcaaattaacatgttgaattatttctaTATGGAAAGCATATAGTAGTAGATAGCATACAAAGATTTGTCCACTATTTTTTGATTCCCTTATTGACTTAAAGGTTCttatatatctttttatttttctagagAGTATAATTCTTAGTTTCCACaaaagtgcatggtaactagtagtaTTATTATTCTATTTGATACATCATTTTTCCTTAATGTTCCagtcatatcactttcatcttgaagtaagcttattgcagcaaagaccacatgtgaattttcaatattattttgtatttttatatatctgtttgacactaattacttagctgatttgagtaaacgaaaatctattgttgagaattatatccaaataacattatgaagagtttaactcaagaggtaagcattttctttgtatttgaaattatttttgtctCTTGATAGtaatgatatcaacttcaatgagttcaagtcgcaatgcaccatgagggtaagacatcAAGATCAAGTCCTGATGCTCtatgatgataagagttgggtttgaaTCCCAATTTATTATGgtctaacatgcctttatattggtaaggtattgggtttgagtcccactataccatattgatgatataatgataactaaagaaaaataatatatttttcatgaaaatgcatgaatattgtcccacttgatttgctccattcttgaagtgaatgtggtagcggcgcataataagtctaaatgaagacaacTGATTGAACAATGAACGTGGGCgttccaaagatcaaaataataataatcatcactatgattataaaaggaAAACAATAAAGGTTCTCaaaaatagtccttcaaaatgtgaaggcagtgtttaccatcaaattggtatgaaaaataataaagcacgccgCTGATTATGATATATTCCttaaagagaatgtgacttgtgatatgcattgagaatgcagactcATTCCCAAAGGTGAATATGGCtatatgtgataaaagtaatgaataaaaacatgcaatgcatgattagatgaataccacacaactcagCTCTAAGAGAGATTTGactgaaataaagagaataattattgtgtggttacatgaatatgtcattggtcgcgtacatgtgatacgccaaaaatatatatatatattttattgtgccttataaaaggttatttaaggcaaaattaaagcaagaaatgattttgcgaatgatgattttgaccatgacaatttattatgatataattttctccgtAAAGGAGACATTTATCATATGAATattgtgacaaaagatcttgtagtacaaacgTTGTTAAGAGCTTaggaaaaattaatttgttactacccggatgaataaaattatt
This region of Nicotiana tomentosiformis chromosome 4, ASM39032v3, whole genome shotgun sequence genomic DNA includes:
- the LOC104106943 gene encoding LEAF RUST 10 DISEASE-RESISTANCEUS RECEPTOR-LIKE PROTEIN KINASE-like 1.1, with translation MVALDYLSVFLIFYQLLIFHSVQAQNQSQDSCPKEFKCGSFGNVKFPFSVSSQPACGLYTIDCDTKPNPTIHLGGNVYTALEQRSDNNSYRVLDLRLYDLLAENSCNSFDKSLSFPSSPSISIRTNERNLTLFRCNSSVDINRRMNDHYFRDYNYTKCRGFGIYYKYPTTWREGYSDAPEGAIPVNCSVIQLPIKWRSQLTQTSSLFDLLTANFTIQWRLSDDCSKCYYQGGRCLADSNNNFLCSPNPKARRKSKRILVVVLSAVIGLILSICLSIFIWRFKKGKGGCFHFFTRNTYSDPSRQDPDGGSKYFGIPVLSYSTLEKATNNFDSSKELGDGGFGTVYHGKLRDGREVAVKRLYEQSSKRMVQFKNEVEILTRLRHQNLVMLYGCTSRHSRELLLVYEYIPNGTIADHLHGEKAKNGSTLIWPIRMKIAIETASALAYLHASDIIHRDVKTSNILLDNNFGVKVADFGLSRLSPHDATHISTAPQGTPGYVDPEYHACYQLTNKSDVYSFGVVLVELISSLPAVDIRRHKDEISLANFALNKFLKCEFEELIDPSLGYESDAEVRRMTTSVAGLAFQCLQLEKEMRPTMDEVLEILKGIQRGEFESQKKEEINVIDNVDESENDVQLMKSKLHLSPNSVNDRWLSASTTATISG